A region from the Arachis ipaensis cultivar K30076 chromosome B01, Araip1.1, whole genome shotgun sequence genome encodes:
- the LOC107639668 gene encoding uncharacterized protein LOC107639668 isoform X1 codes for MEMHDVSENRSTDAYLIEGTGLNPQLTSPNFQQFEAMFSEGAPEFIVDQNLYYPSATNYGYYCTGFESPVEWEDHHRIFGVDGPEIQYMGAQNESFPYVYYTPSYGYAQSPYNPYNPYIPGAMMGVDGSFGGAQHYYSLPSYQNPVSSPGYIPFVVPPDNLPDSFVDPLIDTSASVSKPDGRGFKHKFNSVSGAFTKNSSKPLSNQASSLARVLEGPRANAGVKKDSNIGSVSGSGFLNMTPSPIHESASAKLRPKFHVGKVPSDVNSNSDVLGEQNRGPRISRSKHQLSVKAYTTKAGDGNTHGNIIIYTDQYNREDFPLEYENAKFFVIKSYSEDDVHKSIKYNVWSSTPHGNKKLESAYEDAKRIAAGKSGGCPIFLFFSVNASGQFCGVAEMVGSVDFNKDMDFWQQDKWSGSFPVKWHIIKDVPNGSFRHIILENNESKPVTNSRDTQEIMYKKGLEMLKIFKSHTLKTTLLDDFMYYENRQKIMQEEKAKLLIKSFQNPLLIPTMEPPRKLNFVVDVPQVNDEKNSKTDDKFDRLVSGTVQSSDVTSTKSTNEKAEKTTADKEDISSILKIGSVSITPKQGETKPSSVGVSDREPVDIVTVGSMQVKVNGFSESSSVLKVGSIPLDRKALQLDKGTA; via the exons ATGGAAATGCATGATGTTTCTGAAAATAGGAGCACAGATGCTTACTTG ATCGAAGGTACTGGTTTAAACCCACAGTTGACAAGCCCAAATTTTCAACAATTTGAAGCTATGTTTAGTGAAGGAGCCCCTGAGTTTATTGTTGATCAGAACTTGTATTACCCTTCTGCCACCAATTATGGGTATTACTGTACAG GATTTGAATCACCTGTGGAATGGGAGGACCACCATAGGATTTTTGGTGTAGATGGTCCCGAGATTCAGTACATG GGTGCACAAAACGAAAGTTTTCCATATGTATATTATACACCTAGCTATGGATATGCACAGTCTCCATACAATCCATACAACCCTTATATTCCTGGTGCTATGATGGGAGTTGATGGCTCATTCGGGGGAGCACAACATTATTACTCCCTTCCAAGTTATCAAAACCCTGTTTCCTCACCTGGTTATATTCCTTTTGTTGTTCCACCAGACAATTTACCTGATAGTTTTGTTGATCCATTGATTGATACCAGTGCCTCTGTCAGCAAACCTGATGGAAGAGGTTTTAAACATAAGTTCAATTCAGTTTCTGGTGCCTTTACTAAGAACTCTTCAAAACCATTATCAAATCAGGCAAGTTCCTTGGCCAGGGTATTAGAAGGGCCAAGGGCTAATGCTGGGGTAAAGAAAGATTCGAATATTGGAAGTGTTTCTGGCAGTGGTTTTCTCAACATGACTCCATCACCCATCCATGAG TCTGCTTCTGCCAAACTTCGTCCAAAGTTTCATGTTGGAAAAGTACCAAGTGACGTAAATAGTAACTCTGATGTATTGGGTGAGCAAAACCGAGGCCCTAGAATTAGTAGATCAAAACACCAGCTTTCTGTCAAAGCCTATACAACCAAGGCAGGAGACGGTAACACACATGGGAACATCATCATTTATACCGATCAATATAACAGAGAGGATTTCCCTCTTGAATATGAAAATGCAAAATTTTTTGTCATAAAATCGTATAGTGAGGATGATGTTCACAAAAGCATTAAATATAATGTTTGGTCTTCAACTCCTCATGGTAACAAGAAGCTGGAGAGTGCCTATGAAGATGCTAAGAGAATAGCTGCGGGAAAATCTGGAGGCTGCCcaatctttcttttcttttct GTTAATGCGAGTGGGCAGTTTTGTGGGGTCGCTGAGATGGTAGGCTCAGTTGACTTCAATAAAGATATGGACTTTTGGCAACAGGATAAATGGAGTGGGAGCTTCCCTGTAAAGTGGCATATTATAAAAGATGTGCCAAATGGAAGTTTTAGGCACATTATACTAGAGAACAATGAAAGCAAGCCAGTAACTAATAGCAGAGACACACAGGAg ATAATGTATAAGAAAGGTTTGgaaatgctgaaaatatttaAAAGTCATACTTTGAAGACGACTTTGCTTGATGATTTTATGTACTATGAGAACCGTCAGAAGATAATGCAGGAAGAGAAGGCAAAGTTGCTAATTAAAAGTTTTCAAAATCCATTATTGATACCGACAATGGAACCACCCCGGAAATTGAATTTTGTTGTAGACGTTCCGCAAGTCAATGATGAGAAGAATTCAAAGACAGATGATAAGTTTGATAGATTGGTTTCTGGGACTGTTCAAAGTTCTGATGTCACTAGCACCAAGTCCACAAATGAAAAGGCTGAGAAAACTACAGCTGACAAAGAGGATATTTCCTCCATCTTAAAGATTGGTTCAGTCAGTATTACCCCAAAACAAGGTGAGACTAAACCTTCATCCGTTGGCGTCAGTGATAGGGAACCAGTTGATATTGTCACAGTGGGCTCGATGCAAGTCAAAGTTAATGGTTTTTCGGAGTCTTCGAGTGTCTTGAAGGTTGGGAGTATCCCACTGGATCGAAAAGCACTGCAGCTGGACAAAGGAACTGCTTAG
- the LOC107639668 gene encoding uncharacterized protein LOC107639668 isoform X2, producing MFSEGAPEFIVDQNLYYPSATNYGYYCTGFESPVEWEDHHRIFGVDGPEIQYMGAQNESFPYVYYTPSYGYAQSPYNPYNPYIPGAMMGVDGSFGGAQHYYSLPSYQNPVSSPGYIPFVVPPDNLPDSFVDPLIDTSASVSKPDGRGFKHKFNSVSGAFTKNSSKPLSNQASSLARVLEGPRANAGVKKDSNIGSVSGSGFLNMTPSPIHESASAKLRPKFHVGKVPSDVNSNSDVLGEQNRGPRISRSKHQLSVKAYTTKAGDGNTHGNIIIYTDQYNREDFPLEYENAKFFVIKSYSEDDVHKSIKYNVWSSTPHGNKKLESAYEDAKRIAAGKSGGCPIFLFFSVNASGQFCGVAEMVGSVDFNKDMDFWQQDKWSGSFPVKWHIIKDVPNGSFRHIILENNESKPVTNSRDTQEIMYKKGLEMLKIFKSHTLKTTLLDDFMYYENRQKIMQEEKAKLLIKSFQNPLLIPTMEPPRKLNFVVDVPQVNDEKNSKTDDKFDRLVSGTVQSSDVTSTKSTNEKAEKTTADKEDISSILKIGSVSITPKQGETKPSSVGVSDREPVDIVTVGSMQVKVNGFSESSSVLKVGSIPLDRKALQLDKGTA from the exons ATGTTTAGTGAAGGAGCCCCTGAGTTTATTGTTGATCAGAACTTGTATTACCCTTCTGCCACCAATTATGGGTATTACTGTACAG GATTTGAATCACCTGTGGAATGGGAGGACCACCATAGGATTTTTGGTGTAGATGGTCCCGAGATTCAGTACATG GGTGCACAAAACGAAAGTTTTCCATATGTATATTATACACCTAGCTATGGATATGCACAGTCTCCATACAATCCATACAACCCTTATATTCCTGGTGCTATGATGGGAGTTGATGGCTCATTCGGGGGAGCACAACATTATTACTCCCTTCCAAGTTATCAAAACCCTGTTTCCTCACCTGGTTATATTCCTTTTGTTGTTCCACCAGACAATTTACCTGATAGTTTTGTTGATCCATTGATTGATACCAGTGCCTCTGTCAGCAAACCTGATGGAAGAGGTTTTAAACATAAGTTCAATTCAGTTTCTGGTGCCTTTACTAAGAACTCTTCAAAACCATTATCAAATCAGGCAAGTTCCTTGGCCAGGGTATTAGAAGGGCCAAGGGCTAATGCTGGGGTAAAGAAAGATTCGAATATTGGAAGTGTTTCTGGCAGTGGTTTTCTCAACATGACTCCATCACCCATCCATGAG TCTGCTTCTGCCAAACTTCGTCCAAAGTTTCATGTTGGAAAAGTACCAAGTGACGTAAATAGTAACTCTGATGTATTGGGTGAGCAAAACCGAGGCCCTAGAATTAGTAGATCAAAACACCAGCTTTCTGTCAAAGCCTATACAACCAAGGCAGGAGACGGTAACACACATGGGAACATCATCATTTATACCGATCAATATAACAGAGAGGATTTCCCTCTTGAATATGAAAATGCAAAATTTTTTGTCATAAAATCGTATAGTGAGGATGATGTTCACAAAAGCATTAAATATAATGTTTGGTCTTCAACTCCTCATGGTAACAAGAAGCTGGAGAGTGCCTATGAAGATGCTAAGAGAATAGCTGCGGGAAAATCTGGAGGCTGCCcaatctttcttttcttttct GTTAATGCGAGTGGGCAGTTTTGTGGGGTCGCTGAGATGGTAGGCTCAGTTGACTTCAATAAAGATATGGACTTTTGGCAACAGGATAAATGGAGTGGGAGCTTCCCTGTAAAGTGGCATATTATAAAAGATGTGCCAAATGGAAGTTTTAGGCACATTATACTAGAGAACAATGAAAGCAAGCCAGTAACTAATAGCAGAGACACACAGGAg ATAATGTATAAGAAAGGTTTGgaaatgctgaaaatatttaAAAGTCATACTTTGAAGACGACTTTGCTTGATGATTTTATGTACTATGAGAACCGTCAGAAGATAATGCAGGAAGAGAAGGCAAAGTTGCTAATTAAAAGTTTTCAAAATCCATTATTGATACCGACAATGGAACCACCCCGGAAATTGAATTTTGTTGTAGACGTTCCGCAAGTCAATGATGAGAAGAATTCAAAGACAGATGATAAGTTTGATAGATTGGTTTCTGGGACTGTTCAAAGTTCTGATGTCACTAGCACCAAGTCCACAAATGAAAAGGCTGAGAAAACTACAGCTGACAAAGAGGATATTTCCTCCATCTTAAAGATTGGTTCAGTCAGTATTACCCCAAAACAAGGTGAGACTAAACCTTCATCCGTTGGCGTCAGTGATAGGGAACCAGTTGATATTGTCACAGTGGGCTCGATGCAAGTCAAAGTTAATGGTTTTTCGGAGTCTTCGAGTGTCTTGAAGGTTGGGAGTATCCCACTGGATCGAAAAGCACTGCAGCTGGACAAAGGAACTGCTTAG